CGGATCTCGCCGCGATCCAGGTCGCCCAGAGCATCTTCTTCGCTCTGGCGCTCGCCCTCGACTCATTGGCCATCGCGGGCCAGGCGATGATCGGTCTCGAGCTGGGCGCGAAGAACACCGAGGCGGTCGCCGCGATCAACCGCCGCCTGTGCCTGTGGGGGATCGTCTTCGGCATCGTCGTCGGGGTCGTCCTGTTCGCCGGGGCCGGAATCATCCCCCGCGCCTTCGCTTCCGACCCGGACGTGGTGTCGGTGCTGGCCGCACTCCTTCCGGTGCTGGCGCTGAGCATGCCGATCGCAGGCTTTGTCTTCGTCCTCGACGGAGTGCTGATGGGAGCCGAGGACGCGCGGTATCTGGCTCTGGCACAATTGGTCGCTGTGATCGGATACGCGATTCTGCTCATCCCGATCATCAGCATCTGGCCGGGAGCCCCCGGACTCTGGGCTGGCTTCTGCATCGGATTCGTCGGTTTCCGCGCCCTGACCCTGGGGTGGCGAGTACGCAACCGGGCGTGGATCGAACGCGCCGTCGAGAAAGGAATCTCATGAACGCTGCGCACACTGACGCTCATGATTCGCAGAACACCTCCGCCGAGGCGGCCGCCGCCTCCCTGCGCGGACGGATCCGTCCGCTTCCCGCTGAGACCGATGACGAGACCTTCCTGCCGTTCCTCCACCTGTGCTTCAACTGGTCGATGGACAAACCCCGGATCGAACTCGACGATCTCCGCCACCGCAGCGACGCCGTCTTCTACTACCGCGACTGGGGGCGCGACGGTGACATCGCCGTCGCGGCGCACGCCGAAGCCGATGCGCAGTCGCCGATCGTCGGACTAGCCTGGGTGCGCCTGGCCGATATCGAAGATGTCGTCGGGCGAGCCGACGAGCGAGTGGGCGGAGACTTCGCCTCTGCCCTGGACAAGACCGGCACCGAGGTGGTCCGCAGCGAAGTCGTGCCCGGCGGTGACGCGGAGGCCGAGATCGACTCAGAAGCC
Above is a window of Brevibacterium siliguriense DNA encoding:
- a CDS encoding GNAT family N-acetyltransferase, with protein sequence MNAAHTDAHDSQNTSAEAAAASLRGRIRPLPAETDDETFLPFLHLCFNWSMDKPRIELDDLRHRSDAVFYYRDWGRDGDIAVAAHAEADAQSPIVGLAWVRLADIEDVVGRADERVGGDFASALDKTGTEVVRSEVVPGGDAEAEIDSEADAEAAVVSDAPAVTGTDKSAEAAKAASAAAEPEPTEPAAADLTPSGDRAPFTGYGWVAADIPELSMAVLPDHQGQGIGGVLLDTVCALARMSGFPAISLSVEDGNGAAKLYADHGFVSVGRNGTSDVLVRKLG